TTTCAAGCACAAGAAGCTGCGGCAGCCACTCAACTACATCCTGGTCAACCTGGCGGTGGCTGATCTCTTCATGGCTTGCTTTGGCTTCACTGTCACCTTCTACACGGCCTGGAACGGCTACTTTATCTTCGGGCCTATGGGCTGTGCCGTGGAGGGCTTCTTTGCGACACTGGGAGGTAAGAGCTCAGAGGCGGGAGCTGAGGATGTTCAGGGAAGGGGGAATGATGCATGCGCTTGCCTGGATGGAGGAAGGAGGAGCGAAAGGAAGGTCTAGTTTGCCCTGGGTTTATTTCCAGTTGGAAGCATGCCATCCAGGCAGATGGCTTGCATTCAGTCTGTTTCTCCTCACTGAAAGATTCTTGGCTGCACTAGTGGGCTAGACACTGCACGTTTCAACACGGGCTAGACACgcaagtaattacccagggttccaggcagGTTTGTACAGCCCCATGCTGCCGCAGATTCACTGCTCTGGTGACACTGAGCTAGCTATGACATCccctaattgcagtgtagacatgccttatgTGGCATCAGTACATTATGCCCACTCCCGGAAGGGTGTGTTGCATTGTAATGCAAAGGTACCACATGGTGAAATGAAACGGCCATGCTACATCCTCACACATCAGTATGGCACAGTGATTTGAGAACCAGCCCAATGACAAGCTATGAGCCATGCCCAAAATAGATTGGGGACTTTTAAAAATTGTCCTGGAAGTCCATGATGACTGCAACCACACCAGGAGTTTCAGAAAGGAGGCAATGAAAAGAAATCAGCCCAAGCCGCAAAATTCAGCTAAGGATCTGGGACCCAAAGTTCAGGGGTGTTTGAATTGGAAAGGGCTGGGTTTGAGCCCATCGCTAGGGTCCACACGAAGGCAAGCACATCTTGAGATTAATCTGGAAACTGCCATGGTCTTAGCAAGATCTTCCACCACTGTTTAGAATGAGCCCTGCTGAATTCTGTGTGGAAGCCCTTCCCAGCAGGTCACTCTCAACACTCATTGGCAGCCTGACTGAAAATGACTCTTCCTTCCATGGTCTGACCTGAAGCCATCGGGTTGAGGTGACTTACGCGTGTATTTGAGCAtctgcagtgctgctgggagcactCATGTACAGAACTGAGCACCTGAAGGCAGATGCCCAGGTTTGAGTACTGCCCCCTAATACGAAGGCTTTCACCTCCTGGGCTATGCTAGTCATGTCAACCCGGCCAGACATTAGTACCACATCGGAGACCAAGTCAGTGGCCTGTGTCAAATGGGTGGGTCTTTATCCCCTGACAGGCAGCATCACAACCAACCTTAATTGGGCCCCCTTATTGGTAGCCTCAGCAGAAGGGTCCAGGACTAAAAAGTCCAAGAGACTGAAATTCCCTTAGGGTGGTTCTTTAGAAGAGTGCCTGGGAAACTTACCCCATGTTGTTCCAGTTCCGTGGAGAAGTGGAAGACAtcaataactagggctgtcatgGGGAATACAAAATAATGTTTGGTGCAACAGTAAGAACTCCAGGAGCATGTAAACTTGCCCCAGGTTCCCAGTGGAAGATGCTATCACGGTTATATAAAACCAGTGGTCCAAAGCAATGCATCTTACAGCAGCAATGCTGCAGTTTGGAGCAAGGACAGGTTTTTTATACTGGAGAAAGGGCAGGTCAGTAtttgggaggagaaggaagatctGATCAGTATCAGCGAAGGATAGAATGACCCCATCTGTATTTGGGAAGGGAAAATGAGTCTCCTCTGGGCTAGAGATGAGGAGCTTGGTGCTtatggaagaggaggaaaggtCTAAACCTGGGAGCAGAATGAGGGTTAATTGTGTATCAGGGAGCTGAAGGAAGATATGGTTGCTCTCAATAAGAGTAAAAATGACATGGTCAGTCTCAAGGAGTGGAAACAGGGTTCAGTCTATATTTTTGAGCAGAGCTGCACAAGTAGTGCAGAAATTTTCCAGTGACTATCCAGCGGTGTTTTCAAACCCAACTGATCTGACCACACTCATGGCTCTTTGATCTTTCACTCCTGCAAGCAGGGTTGCGATCGACTCTCAGTGGCACAACCGCTTGCAAAAAAAGTCTATTTCCAAGCAACATGAATTAATTTTACATCTCTGTGCTCATCCAACCAGCAAAGAGAGATGATACCTGCGGACTTATCCGGCCAACCGAACACAGCTCAGAGAGCAAATTCTTGAAGGGAACAGTTTGCAATCAATgcaaggagttttaaaaaaaaaggctaaaattTCACTGGGTAATTTTCTCTCCTGAATACATTTGAGGCAATGGGGATATTCCTGCCACcaggaaaagaggctcaacaAATCTGGTCTATGCCAGGGATTGGAAATGGGGCCAGGTCTATATTAGGGAGCAGAAGAAGGGCCACTTAGTGTCATCACTAATTCCTTCAGTGAAAAGGCCCCATCTCTGTGCCTGACAACAGCTTCTAACCTTTCACGCTCTTTCAGGCCCTCTGTCTTATCCAGGCTTCCCATTTCTACCCAGCAAAGAACAAGGAGAGTCACAActgtggggggaaagaaagaaaaaagtttatgctaaagggaagccgcaagagccACTGTTCTTCGTGAAAGCTGAACGGAGGGGGGAGCTATCATTGGATGAGCGCATGCTGGGGGCATTAACAGGCTTATGGCACAGGCTAAACACTCATAATCCCCTAAGGTTTGATTATCCTTTGATAAATAAACACACCAGCACCTGCCCAGGCTCATTCTCCTGCAGTGGGAACACATACCAAATACCCATTTAGACTCTTAGAGCCAGCAGGACAGGTTCAGACATGGTGCAAGCGAGGGTTCACGCCTTGAGCCGTATTTCCTCACACCAGGTCGAGACTTGGCCCATTGACTTTAGGGGATGACAAATGACCAGGGCCCTAAACAAGACACTCAGAGACTCAAAAGGCCCTTGGGCTTTTTATATGGCCATTTTGGGGGCAGACTCTTAGGCACTCTAAAGGCAGACTCTGCTCAAGCCACAGTGAGATGGGGAAGCTGCAGGGTACCGGATCCAGTTCAGCCCTGTGACGCAACTCCTGGTTCTGTACTGTAcccaccagaccatccttcccctctgtttAGATAAGAGCAGGTTTAGACAAGTTCTTGTCCCCAATGTCTTTTAACAGCTCACTCATGTTAGAttgctctgtctgtctctttctcccccAGGTCAGGTTGCCCTGTGGTCGCTGGTTGTCCTGGCCATAGAGCGTTATATCGTGGTGTGTAAGCCCATGGGCAATTTCCGCTTCTCTGCCACCCATGCCTTGATGGGCATCAGTTTTACCTGGGTCATGTCCTTTTCCTGCGCTGCTCCACCCCTATTTGGCTGGTCCAGGTGAGTAATACGAAACACAGACAGTATTTACACCATCCGGACAAAGACCGCTATCTAAATACTCGAATCCCAAATACCCAGGTGTCCCCCTATGCATGAGCCCTTGAAGCACGGAAGCAATTATGGAGCTGAACCTGATCTGTGTATCTTGGGTTGATACTGGGgtaatgccattgacttaaaAGGACTTACTCCTGATTAATGCCAACgttaatgagagcagaatcagactctGTGCTTTGGGATGCTTCCTGAAAATGTAACCTCATGCATCTGGGCATTACAAgcttcctcacacagctctgccaacgcaccTCTATCCTACCCGACAGCCCCCGCTGCTATTCCTGTCCTAGACTCCCCACATACAGCGCTGCTGAGGCACCACCTCAGTCCTGATCTTCAGCATCTCCTGATAGTCCAGTCCCGGGTTTCACCCCATCTCTGCCAATGCATTTCATTCTGGCCAAACATCACCACCTGCTATTCCAGTTCTGAGTCCCACACAGAGTTCTGCTGGGACACCGCAATCCCGACCTGCAACCCCTTCCCTTGCTGTTCCAGTCCCGAAAGCTCTCTGATCAGCCCAACCACAGGAAGTGAGAACTCACCACAGGAAGGGCAAATACAGACCTACATGCTCTTTTCTTGCTACCGCAGAGGGGAAGGGACAAAGGAGCCCAGGCCACCAAGCAAAGGGAGAAGAGACTCTCTGTATTTGCTTGTGAGCAAGGAGGAAGCACGGTCTGCTCATAATGCAATTGTCTAATGCCATAGGCCACCAGCTGCGCTCTGTCGAACAGCTGTGTTCTCCTCCGGGGAGCCAGCCACGCACATACTTGTCCCCATTCCAGCAGTCACTGCAGACTAACCTAGCAAGAGCAGAATTCTGAGTGAAGAAGAGTTAGGGGCCCAATCCCGCAATGGCAGCTTCCGGGGCTAATCCTTACATATAACAGTAAATCCTAGTTAAACCAATGAATTAAGATTAAGATTACACGTGGCGTAGACCTTATTGTTTCAAGTTGAGCCCAAATATCACATTGGCCAGGAGCTGGGTGGTCAGGACTGAAGCACAGTATGGGAAGCCTCTGCTGTATAGACTCCGTGGATAAACACAGGACTTGAGCATTAAGGAGGGCTGTCAATCTGGTGTCTTTCACATGAATTCACTTGTCATTTCCCCTCCAGCACAGGCAAAGCAACTGTCCTCGCCACAGCCCTCCTGCTGCACAAATTTGGGACCTGATCCCGAAAAAGACTTACATTTACTCCTGGCagcaaacccattgaagtcaatggggttacttGCTTGAGTAAATTTACTTACATGACTCTGCAGGGATCAGGACATTAGCTATTAAAAGTAACAAAGCTGCTTTTGAGTCATAGGAACCCAAAATCTGATAAACTAAGAAATATCAGAGGGGTTTTTAGTTTggaccccctccccgccccccacaaatctctctctttatggAAAAGCACTAAAGAACTGACTAGGGATGAAACCAATAGGATGCTGCAGAAATGTAACCGGGGTCCATTTAGCTTCGCCCACAACCCAAGCTCGACCCACAACTAATATTACTCCGAAGTCCTATGGGAGTTCATAGAGGACGAGATCCATCCTATAGgtctaattaaaatcaaaatccTTCCTATAGAATTTTACAGCAGGGAAAGAATCCTCTTTTGAATTCTGTAGGCTCCTCTGAAAAGCCTATGGAAAGAATCTTATTCTACATTGAATTCTACAGGCAAAAATTTAAACAGGCGCAaacgataggtccatcaatggctattagccaagatggtcagggacgcagccTCTCAacagcagggagtccaggacGCCTCAGAGTTCATACCTGCACTGAGCCATAGTAGGTTCCCCGTCATCTCTGCTCCTCAGGAGAAATAACAGGTGGCACATGGCAGCCAAATGCTCAGCCGTGTAGGGACGGGAATAAATCGCCTGCTCCCCATGGGAGAGAGCGTCTGTCACAACAAACTGATATCTACATGTCCAAGTGCAATGTGTCAGCGCAGAGCAAACGGCAAACATGCCGCCTTCTTCTGAATGAATCACCGCCCCTGCATGATCCTCTCCCGGGCTGCATGGCCCTGGGGCACGGCAGCTCCCGTCACCCAGAGAAGGAGTGCAGCAGGCTCACCAGAGCCCCATGTGGAAGCATGCACTTCTGCCTCACACCAATATGCCAGAgggggtgcattggcagagctgggcatggggAGCCcaggatttgagcagggggttggacaagattacctcccgaggtcccttccaaccctgatattctatgattggcaTTGCAGAGGGTGGGGGCTACAGGTCAGGATTGAAGGGCATGGGCCGAGAAATTTGGAAGGAGCACACACAGTGGCTGGCCACAGCGCCATTGGCTGGTGCTATCATTCTCAGAGGCTCCAGGAATTGCTAATGCAGCACCGTGGCTACTCCGTGCCTGCCGAGTGACCCATCGTGGCGAGGTTTGCCTCTGTGGCTGTTCTGCCTCTACTTCCCCATCATCCAAGCCCCTCTACGAACTTGCTTAGGCTCCAGTGACCTTCTGAGCTCAATCTCTTCATTCACTCTTCCCCCGTTCTCCCCCGGCTAGCAACTGAGTTTATCCAAAACCAGAACTCAGAAGTCCAAACGCACACAAAGTTCCCCATCTTCCCTTCTTCAATGTCCACTCACAGGCTTTACCTGGCTCGGGCTCTGTAGAACCATGCGTGCTCTCTGCAGTGCTGtcttcccccagctccagcaccacACAACCTCCTGTGTTCTGGGCTTCCCTGGGTTACTGCCAGGCTTCCTCCTGCCTCTGGAAGTCTCAGCTACGCTTTCAAACACACCCTGCCTGCAGGTGCCTGCTGCCTTTTATACTGGAATCACCTGGTTGCTCTCCTGTGGGGCTCATCTTGCAATCAAGGGCTGGCTTAGCCgcaggctctccagcccatggGCAAGACACCCTGCTGCAGACACAGAGACTCTAGGTCACCTCACCAGTTTCAACGCAGCCCCATTCACGGGGGCCCCCGTGAAATGCGCGACCTAACCCTTCTGTTTTGCTTGCTCTCTCACTCCGCAGGTATATACCCGAGGGCATGCAGTGCTCTTGTGGCCCAGATTACTACACCCTCAACCCTGACTACCACAACGAATCCTACGTCCTCTACATGTTCATGATCCACTTCATCATCCCGGTGGTGGTCATCTTCTTCTCCTACGGGCGGCTCATATGCAAAGTCCGAGAGGTAGTGTGTGGGTTGAGCTGCTCAGGGTTTGACGAAGAGAGACGAGCATGAGAGGGTAGAGGGTGTTGGTCCTCAGCTGGAGAACAGGCTCCCTGAAGCACCAGCAGCACCATCCAATGGGCAATACAAGCCTGCATGTGTTTGgccaggtcagactagacaatcagagtggtcccttcttgccttggaatctatgaatcgcCCCCGGTGTTAGCTCTGTTCACTCCCCCATCTCCTCTGGAGACAGGCCCAGGCTTAGCAGAGAGGCAAGAGACATAAAACTTCACACCCATAATTTATCAGCGGGCGGTGAGGGGGCTCAGAGCCTCACAGGGGGATCGAAAGCAGGGATGATTCTCCACAAGCACAAATCAGGGTCATGCGTGTGCCCCTTTCAGCCTCTCCTTTCTCTAGGTAAGAGAGTTTATCGGCTGCACTTTATGACTTGGTGGGTGCTGCCTTGGGTGCGAGCCATTCCACGTTCCATGTGTAAATCTAGTCTGTGCTCCAGAACTAGCCCGGGTTCAGAGCAGTGgagctggcccctgcccctggaTCTCATCCATGTTCTGTGCAGTGGTTAGATCCCTTCTGGGCATGACGCAATATCAACTGAAACGTCTTCGGCCCAGGGGTCAGCTTTCCCAGCAAAGGGGTTCTgacctgctctctgtcccctgactccaGCCATGTCAGATACCCAGTTCTCTCTAGCTTGCCTGGTGGGAGACAGCTCAGCCCTGCGCAATATGCTCCTTGGCTCACTgccctctccttctcccacagGCAGCGGCACAGCAGCAAGAGTCCGCAAGCACCCAGAAGGCGGAGAGGGAGGTGACCCGCATGGTGATCCTAATGGTTCTGGGCTTTCTCATGGCCTGGACGCCCTATGCCTTGGTGGCATTCTGGATCTTCACCAACAAGGGGGCGGAATTCACCGCTACTCTCATGTCAGTGCCTGCCTTCTTCTCCAAGAGCTCCTCTCTCTACAACCCCATCATCTATGTCCTCATGAACAAACAGGTGAGACTCCCAGGGCCAGGCAGAGGAAACCTCCCTGCCAAAGCTGTTCCTGTCCTAGGCTTCCCCCAGAACTCTAAGGGTGCACCCTGAACCTGGCCTATAGCACCCCCTGCTCTCGCAGTTCTGCGTCCCcagccaatgcacctcagtcctgacctgcagcttccccccctgCTATTCCATCCCTGGGCTCCCTCTACTCAGCTCTCCAAATGCACCTTGATCTCAACCTGCAGCACCCCTGCTACTCCACTCCCTGGgacaccacccagctctgccagcgcaCCTCAATCCCAACTTACAGCCCCTCTATTATCCCAGTCCAGTGTCGGTGCTGCCAACACACCTTGATCCTGACGTACAGTCTTCTTGCTACTCCAGTCGTGAGCTTCACCACAGCTGTGCAGATGCATCTTCCTCCTGCCTAATAGcacccccctgctattccagtcccagAACAAATTCCAGTTGAATCTGGTATCTGTCGCTTTCTGCCTTAATTTGTTTAGTGCTGCCTATGCAGTTGGAACAGCTGCCACATTTCGCCACGGGGTGGTAGCATCTCTGTAGTGGGCGAGGTATTATACGTAACCCAGCAAAGTGCTCTTTGTCTGGTGATCAGAGGGACGGCTCCACTGGCCATCGTGGATGTATGTGCTGTGCAAAGGTGCcacggctctctctctctcccttcagttCCGTAACTGCATGATCACCACAATCTGCTGCGGTAAGAACCCCTTTGGGGATGATGACGTCTCCTCGACCGTATCCCAGAGCAAGACCGAGGTATCCTCCGTCTCCTCCAGTCAAGTGTCACCAGCATAGACCATGGACAGTTTGAACTTGGGGGACGTGCCACGCTCTGGGATCAAGAAGTAGAAACTGACGCACCCACGTACCCTCTGGTCCACGAACTTGTCTCATGCGATTACTCCCTTGTACACCCATCATCACATATCGCACCTGCTCAGGTGTGCACAGGAGAGCCCTCACCTGTGAAAATAGCGGTGTCGATACTGAATGTGGCCCCACCCTGCAAATAGCTGTGCACATATAGAACCCACTTATGCAAAAGCTCACTTGTGCATTTGCAAACCACCTGCGCAAGCAGCCTGCCGTGCAAATATCAAATAATTAATTCTGAGCCCTCTCACGCAAACCCTTGCACGCCTTGCTGCACACACTCACGCAAAGCCAGTACCAACTTGTGCAGACCTTTGCGCTCACTTGTTCATGACCTCTCGCCCTCTTGTGCACATAGATTTAAGGAAATAAAGTGTGATTTAGGTTGGCAGGGGCTGAAGAGTTTTGGTGAGAGAGTGGTCCCAGAAGCTAACCCCTTGAGCTGTGCTGCCCATGCGTCACACTCTGTGATGCAGCTTGTGTCACATGCAGTGAAATAGCCCTAGTGGTAACATACAACAATGGAGGGGAAGTTGTCCAGAACCCTGGTGCTTGATGGGTGTTTTTAGAACTAGAACAAGCCAGCAGCCTCATTTCTTAGCGCTGCTTCAGTCCTCAagggctgctgctgtggctccattTCTAAAATAACACCCCTTTGGGCTCCCATTGCAGAGACAGCAAGATGGAGAGGTGTAGTGATGTGACCAAGGCCATAGAaggggtcagtggcagagctgggattagaagtCAGGAGTTCCTGGCGCCCATTCTCATTCTCAGTCCACTGGAGTGGACCATGATAATTCAGTATCAATGCTAGTGGAAGCAGCTGTGGGTACCGCGCTCTCCTACCGTTGTGCCAGCTGCATCCTAGCATGTATAACTTGCTGGCAGAGAGGTGATAGCTCTCAGTGGTTAGAGAACTGCAGGACTTTTCAGTGTATTTACCATCAAGCACCACTGCAAATGATTCATTG
This portion of the Chelonia mydas isolate rCheMyd1 chromosome 21, rCheMyd1.pri.v2, whole genome shotgun sequence genome encodes:
- the LOC102946021 gene encoding blue-sensitive opsin, whose product is MNGTEGINFYVPLSNKTGLVRSPFEYPQYYLAEPWKYRIVCCYIFFLIFTGLPINLLTLLVTFKHKKLRQPLNYILVNLAVADLFMACFGFTVTFYTAWNGYFIFGPMGCAVEGFFATLGGQVALWSLVVLAIERYIVVCKPMGNFRFSATHALMGISFTWVMSFSCAAPPLFGWSRYIPEGMQCSCGPDYYTLNPDYHNESYVLYMFMIHFIIPVVVIFFSYGRLICKVREAAAQQQESASTQKAEREVTRMVILMVLGFLMAWTPYALVAFWIFTNKGAEFTATLMSVPAFFSKSSSLYNPIIYVLMNKQFRNCMITTICCGKNPFGDDDVSSTVSQSKTEVSSVSSSQVSPA